Proteins encoded together in one Juglans regia cultivar Chandler chromosome 9, Walnut 2.0, whole genome shotgun sequence window:
- the LOC118349401 gene encoding uncharacterized protein LOC118349401 — translation MAAGEGGTGRPSFADLVSAVPQPIPEMVLAPRIPKVLDGEVYFQFTKEEIARSAEPFRYSVVLKFLKNRPSLDTVRAFIHNRWGLTATPVVSAMRRPRNVFVRMSNDVDFTKALSREVCEINGIFYRVFRWSPEFNEDAEPSRVPVWISLPGLPPNFYQESFLKMLMAPIGTFIRRDNPTRCATRTDGARLCVEVDAAKPPLSHFWIGVPGVSSSRKQEIVYETLPAFCSSCKMQGHDVRTCNPGKAGKKGGRKESTKGLLDDQEVAPNEDKVETPLLVLEDKETEDVVVEKETEAVGIGQVQLDAEKEVLPMQVADQLVQVDSEDKEKLEQIGEENHTVITNGVQLKSYVGTEDATDLMLHVGVADGAGMVTDADYVMSNMDANQSFRADNNGMTMEQMQPVGEADSAEDVNEEVDEETMLEENCSSEPEPEQHPERGGNI, via the exons atggcagctggAGAGGGTGGCACCGGTCGGCCTTCCTTTGCCGATCTGGTGAGTGCAGTCCCTCAACCTATTCCGGAGATGGTTCTTGCACCCAGGATTCCAAAGGTGCTGGATGGTgaggtttattttcagtttaccAAAGAAGAAATAGCAAGATCAGCGGAACCTTTCCGATATTCTGTTgttctcaagttcttgaagaATCGTCCGTCATTGGATACGGTGAGGGCTTTCATTCACAATCGATGGGGACTTACAGCCACTCCAGTAGTTTCTGCTATGAGGAGACCGCGAAATGTGTTTGTTCGTATGTCTAATGATGTGGATTTTACCAAAGCATTATCACGGgaggtttgtgaaataaatggGATATTCTACCGTGTCTTTAGATGGTCTCCTGAGTTCAATGAGGATGCCGAACCCTCAAGGGTTCCGGTGTGGATTTCTTTGCCGGGGcttcctccaaacttttatcaagaatccTTCTTGAAGATGTTGATGGCACCGATTGGAACGTTCATTAGACGTGATAATCCGACGAGGTGCGCTACTAGAACGGATGGAGCACGGCTttgtgtggaagtggatgctgcAAAACCTCCTTTGTCGcatttctggattggagtgCCTGGAGTTTCCTctagccgaaagcaagaaataGTGTATGAAACACTTCCGGCTTTTTGTTCGTCATGCAAGATGCAGGGTCATGATGTTCGAACTTGTAATCCCGGAAAAGCTGGTAAGAAaggggggagaaaagagagtaCGAAAGGTTTGTTGGATGATCAAGAGGTAGCTCCGAATGAAGATAAGGTTGAAACTCCTTTGCTGGTTCTTGAAGAtaaagaaacagaggatgtgGTGGTGGAAAAGGAGACGGAAGCAGTAGGTATAGGTCAGGTGCAAttggatgccgagaaggaaGTGTTGCCAATGCAGGTGGCAGACCAATTGGTGCAGGTGGATTCTGAGGATAAGGAAAAACTGGAGCAGATTGGAGAAGAAAATCATACGGTGATCACTAACGGGGTGCAGTTGAAGTCTTATGTTGGAACAGAGGATGCAACAGATCTAATGCTACACGTTGGGGTCGCAGATGGTGCAGGGATGGTCACGGATGCTGATTATGTGATGTCTAATATGGATGCAAATCAGAGTTTCCGTGCGGATAATAATGGAATGACAATGGAGCAGATGCAACCAGTGGGGGAGGCGGATAGTGCTGAGGACgttaatgaagaagttgatgaagaaacCATGTTGGAAGAGAATTGTTCTTCTGAACCAGAACCGGAACAGCATCCAGAg AGGGGTGGGAACATCTAG